The following are from one region of the Ruficoccus sp. ZRK36 genome:
- a CDS encoding sulfatase-like hydrolase/transferase: MKRPPNILFVFPDQWRHDWSWQSELPLRLPFCQSVARRGLSFSHAVTPSPLCAPARACLATGREYEHCAVKSNSDDLDLDEQTFYQRLRETGYQVLGCGKYDLAKDANDWSPNGQHPLPDGTNRLDHWGFNGGADVSGKIDGVTEGARDNLCPYTSFLKSEGLLDVHIADLNGRRDYYSNAPTPLPDRAYLDNFVGQQAVDLLQGAGTQSPWFLQVNFCGPHSPMDTTHSMFDSVRGRTFGEPPPSELADPETRQNTRRAYAAMIENIDRWVGRMLQVIHERGEDEETLIVISSDHGDMLCDKGFFGKNLPYQASVGIPLCIAGPGVKATGTNDSAVSLIDLSATFLDYACGETPRYNDACSLRAILEGNARSNREAVFSGLGNWKSACDGRWKWITGYDTNRGFKQQLDAPQPVPDLLFDLKNDPAELNNIAAENTQKVEELKNCFMRHTAPA, from the coding sequence ATGAAAAGACCACCGAACATCCTCTTTGTTTTTCCCGACCAGTGGCGGCACGACTGGTCCTGGCAGAGTGAGCTGCCGCTGCGGCTCCCCTTTTGCCAGAGTGTGGCACGGCGGGGCCTGAGCTTTAGCCATGCCGTCACGCCCTCTCCCCTCTGCGCACCGGCCCGCGCCTGCCTCGCCACAGGTAGGGAGTACGAGCACTGCGCGGTCAAGAGCAACAGCGACGACCTCGATCTGGATGAACAGACCTTCTATCAGCGCCTGCGCGAAACCGGCTACCAGGTGCTCGGCTGTGGCAAGTACGACCTGGCCAAGGATGCCAACGACTGGAGCCCAAACGGGCAGCACCCTCTGCCTGACGGCACCAACCGCCTCGACCACTGGGGCTTCAACGGCGGCGCCGATGTCAGCGGTAAAATCGACGGCGTAACCGAAGGAGCCCGCGACAATCTGTGCCCCTACACATCCTTTCTCAAAAGTGAAGGCCTGCTCGATGTCCACATCGCCGACCTGAATGGGCGTAGGGACTACTACAGCAATGCGCCGACTCCCCTCCCCGACCGGGCTTACCTGGACAACTTTGTCGGCCAGCAGGCCGTTGATCTACTGCAGGGCGCTGGTACACAATCCCCCTGGTTCCTACAGGTGAATTTTTGCGGGCCGCACTCCCCCATGGACACCACCCACAGCATGTTTGACTCCGTGCGCGGGCGCACATTTGGAGAGCCGCCTCCCTCTGAGCTGGCGGACCCCGAAACCCGCCAGAACACCCGGCGCGCCTACGCCGCCATGATTGAAAACATCGACCGCTGGGTCGGCCGCATGCTGCAGGTCATCCATGAGCGCGGGGAGGATGAGGAGACTTTGATCGTCATCTCCAGCGACCACGGCGACATGCTCTGCGACAAGGGATTTTTCGGTAAGAACCTGCCCTATCAGGCCTCCGTCGGCATCCCGCTCTGCATCGCCGGGCCGGGCGTGAAGGCCACCGGGACCAACGACTCCGCCGTCTCCCTCATTGACCTCTCCGCAACCTTCCTGGACTACGCCTGCGGGGAAACTCCACGCTACAATGACGCCTGCTCCCTGCGTGCAATCCTGGAGGGCAACGCGCGCTCAAACCGCGAGGCGGTCTTCTCGGGACTGGGCAACTGGAAGTCTGCCTGCGACGGGCGCTGGAAGTGGATAACCGGCTACGACACCAACCGCGGCTTCAAGCAGCAGCTCGATGCCCCCCAGCCCGTACCGGACCTGCTCTTCGACCTCAAAAACGACCCAGCCGAACTCAACAACATCGCCGCAGAAAATACGCAAAAAGTCGAAGAGCTTAAGAACTGCTTCATGCGCCACACGGCCCCCGCGTAA
- a CDS encoding hydroxyacid dehydrogenase, whose translation MLKQNSAKERENASDDLKQQRIAYSLNERCRQYFFPNGIDAEIDGAQAIDVPAQDWEEQLQTLRPTVLLTSWSTPPLPSAWLEQEDCPLRYVSHVTGSVRGIVPRSFIERGGLVSNWGAMCAPQVAEYALLLALGALRSLPQWPAYIQQPPRQRRLTHLGTRTLFGKRVSIHGFGRVARTLVQLLRPFSVEIRAFSEGVPHKLMHEEGVTPCQSLKELCQSCDVFFGCEALTELSRDSLTAELLATIPDGSIFVNVGRGAIVDEDALLKEASSGRLRIATDVCITEPMACDSPLVTTPGLLATPHIAGPTADQLALLGQHAVQNIERFLRGESPHDLVDLISYDRAT comes from the coding sequence ATGTTAAAGCAGAACTCAGCCAAAGAACGGGAGAACGCCTCAGACGATCTCAAACAACAACGCATCGCTTACTCCCTGAACGAACGGTGTCGGCAATACTTTTTCCCCAACGGGATCGATGCAGAGATCGACGGAGCCCAGGCGATAGACGTCCCGGCCCAAGACTGGGAGGAGCAGCTCCAGACCCTGCGGCCAACCGTCCTCCTCACCTCATGGAGCACGCCTCCCCTGCCCTCCGCCTGGCTGGAGCAGGAGGACTGTCCGCTGCGCTACGTCAGCCATGTGACCGGTTCTGTCCGTGGCATCGTCCCCCGCTCCTTTATCGAGCGTGGCGGGCTCGTCTCAAACTGGGGTGCGATGTGCGCTCCTCAGGTAGCCGAGTACGCCTTGCTACTGGCCCTGGGTGCTCTGCGCAGTCTGCCCCAGTGGCCTGCGTATATCCAGCAACCACCCCGGCAGCGCAGGCTGACGCATCTGGGCACGCGTACCCTTTTCGGCAAGCGTGTCAGCATCCACGGCTTTGGACGGGTGGCTCGTACACTGGTCCAGCTGCTACGCCCTTTTTCCGTCGAGATACGGGCATTCTCTGAGGGTGTCCCGCACAAGCTCATGCATGAGGAAGGAGTCACCCCCTGCCAGTCGCTCAAAGAACTTTGCCAATCCTGCGACGTGTTCTTCGGCTGTGAAGCCCTTACCGAGCTATCCCGTGACAGCCTGACGGCAGAACTGCTGGCGACCATCCCCGACGGCTCTATCTTCGTCAACGTCGGGCGCGGTGCTATCGTGGACGAGGATGCCCTGCTAAAGGAAGCGTCCAGCGGCAGACTTCGCATCGCCACCGATGTCTGTATCACTGAACCGATGGCCTGCGATTCGCCTCTGGTAACAACACCCGGGCTCCTCGCGACACCGCATATCGCTGGTCCGACGGCCGACCAGCTCGCATTACTTGGGCAACACGCCGTGCAGAATATAGAACGATTCCTGCGCGGAGAATCTCCGCATGATCTAGTGGACCTCATCAGCTATGACCGGGCCACATAA
- a CDS encoding LacI family DNA-binding transcriptional regulator: protein MAQRVTQKDIAEKANVHRSTVSLALKNHPGIPQETRERIMQLAKELGYVRDPMLSALAAYSSQSRPVAFHGTLAWMVRSSQEWNWHNVRHYRDYFNGAQAQAASHGYKLEIFDLTTAGMTSKRMASIFKARNIAGILVCPQPNQLTQIDFPWENFASVTFGYTLQKPRLNMITAAHCKNVLTTMRELARRGYKRIGYAYPWEFNERTDYNCLAGYLTAVHLYGFEPIPPLSYDHKGYHQEFRAWVDENRLDAVVTVDWKIKKTLDAAGLECPRDIGVAGFTYSAETPGVSSIVENSTLIGEEAVTMLVSMLHNGERGLSDNPRCILIEGSWYNGGSLRSAQ, encoded by the coding sequence ATGGCACAGCGAGTTACCCAGAAAGACATCGCCGAGAAGGCGAACGTCCACCGCTCTACGGTGAGTCTGGCGCTCAAGAACCATCCCGGTATACCGCAGGAAACGCGTGAGCGCATCATGCAGCTGGCCAAAGAGCTGGGCTACGTGCGTGACCCGATGCTCTCGGCCCTGGCCGCGTACAGTTCGCAGTCCCGGCCGGTCGCCTTTCACGGGACTCTGGCCTGGATGGTCCGCAGTTCGCAGGAGTGGAACTGGCATAATGTCCGCCACTATCGAGACTACTTCAACGGAGCCCAAGCTCAGGCTGCCAGTCACGGCTATAAGCTGGAGATCTTCGATTTAACGACTGCAGGCATGACCTCCAAGCGCATGGCCTCTATTTTCAAGGCTCGCAACATCGCGGGTATCCTTGTCTGCCCCCAGCCCAACCAGCTTACACAAATCGACTTCCCGTGGGAGAACTTCGCCTCCGTCACCTTTGGCTACACTCTTCAGAAGCCGCGGTTGAATATGATAACGGCGGCCCACTGCAAAAACGTCCTGACGACGATGCGGGAGTTGGCCAGACGCGGCTATAAGCGCATTGGCTACGCTTACCCTTGGGAATTTAACGAACGCACGGACTACAACTGCCTCGCCGGCTACCTGACAGCCGTACACCTGTACGGGTTTGAGCCGATCCCGCCCCTGTCCTATGATCACAAAGGCTACCATCAGGAGTTTCGTGCGTGGGTCGATGAGAACCGGCTGGATGCGGTCGTCACGGTTGACTGGAAAATCAAGAAGACACTGGATGCCGCTGGCCTGGAATGCCCGCGTGACATCGGCGTAGCCGGGTTCACCTACTCTGCCGAGACTCCGGGCGTCTCCAGTATCGTCGAGAACTCGACACTCATCGGCGAAGAAGCGGTCACCATGCTCGTGTCCATGCTCCACAACGGCGAGAGAGGACTGAGCGACAACCCGCGCTGTATCCTGATAGAAGGCAGCTGGTACAACGGCGGAAGCCTGCGCTCCGCTCAGTAA
- a CDS encoding prepilin-type N-terminal cleavage/methylation domain-containing protein, whose protein sequence is MLFSKPHRAFSLLELLAAIAIIAILASIIIPIGFRSIATTEKTRCAANLRQIGQTLQLYLNDHSLQFPGPLYSDMSAWAPRGSHMPTVLEDYMTPSETIGSRRYFDMFFCPACVRRATDTRSMAEIKSYSTGRNPRIFGYQHNRYPQAVMRLTDIESPPTTVVLQDASGASNGITSTAHEAFRNVLYVDWHVESVPEEEFSN, encoded by the coding sequence ATGCTTTTCTCCAAACCCCACCGGGCATTTTCGCTGCTCGAGTTATTGGCGGCCATCGCGATTATAGCGATCCTGGCATCCATCATTATCCCCATTGGTTTCCGTAGTATCGCAACCACTGAGAAGACCCGCTGTGCTGCCAACCTGCGTCAAATCGGCCAGACGCTGCAGCTCTATCTGAATGATCACAGCCTTCAGTTTCCCGGCCCCTTATACTCGGATATGAGTGCGTGGGCGCCGCGTGGTAGTCACATGCCGACTGTGCTGGAGGACTATATGACGCCGTCAGAGACGATTGGCTCCCGGCGCTATTTCGATATGTTTTTCTGCCCGGCCTGTGTCCGTCGCGCTACAGATACGCGCTCGATGGCAGAGATTAAATCTTACAGCACCGGGAGAAATCCACGGATATTTGGCTACCAGCACAACCGATACCCTCAGGCGGTGATGCGGTTGACCGATATCGAATCTCCGCCCACCACCGTCGTGCTGCAGGATGCTTCTGGAGCTTCAAACGGCATCACCAGCACCGCCCACGAAGCCTTTCGAAATGTGCTCTACGTAGACTGGCATGTGGAGAGCGTGCCCGAGGAGGAGTTCAGTAACTAG
- a CDS encoding heparinase II/III family protein: MAFALAGCSDPDPAPQAYAWEVSDSALEDRAWDIAGMLPVEPGSYVPPVSDRSAWEAYGRQSPQLLAKAKTFLNQPVPALPDDLYLTFTTKGTRKGYERPYSARIERLGTFTAAEAVANNGQFIPAIERELQAILVEKTWVMPAHDRDLKNFNGEVVDVDLGASRRGLAVAGVLTLLGDKLSPELTEQAHAELKRRVFDPYLKRLTGQDDSLCKWMKWDNNWNAVCHSGVVAAALFTLPSEDTRGLIVAGAEAALPRYFNSFRSDGFCTEGLSYWNYGFGHYVTLAETLWRLSEGEIDLYESPLVRKIATYPARLEMAPRQFPSFGDSPRNPQPEAWILDVCASHLPLSGDVKQEPYPAIPLFLEQCFRVSFSPSRPLSLAAMREDQLRSWFPEAQVYVGRMPGDSSEQMAIAVKGGRNGENHGHNDLGQFIIANQGRQVITDPGGEAYTAATFGPKRYESPMLNSIGHPVPVIAGQLQGSERTATTEVVSTDFTDGEDRVVFDLKGAYAVSTLAKLEREYVYMRQGAGELQVTDTVAFSKPEAFASSLITYGSVEQMSPSELLITDGDARLHVKIDSGDVPFSVEQELVRPKGPLRVLISLDDPLVKATMSYHFSVGSEIAPQHANEE; this comes from the coding sequence ATGGCATTTGCGCTCGCAGGCTGCTCCGATCCGGATCCCGCCCCGCAAGCCTACGCATGGGAGGTGTCCGATTCTGCGCTGGAGGATCGGGCCTGGGATATCGCCGGCATGCTTCCGGTGGAGCCTGGCTCCTATGTGCCGCCAGTTAGTGATCGTAGTGCATGGGAGGCATACGGTCGGCAGAGCCCGCAGCTGTTAGCCAAGGCTAAGACGTTCCTGAATCAACCGGTCCCGGCCTTGCCCGACGACCTCTATCTGACGTTCACAACCAAGGGTACACGCAAGGGGTACGAGCGCCCGTATTCCGCACGAATCGAGCGTCTGGGCACATTCACCGCCGCAGAAGCTGTCGCAAACAACGGGCAATTCATCCCTGCCATCGAAAGGGAGCTGCAAGCCATCCTCGTTGAGAAGACGTGGGTGATGCCGGCGCATGACCGTGACCTCAAGAACTTCAACGGCGAGGTCGTCGATGTCGATTTGGGGGCGTCCCGGCGAGGGCTCGCCGTCGCTGGTGTGCTGACGCTCTTGGGAGATAAACTCTCTCCTGAACTCACTGAACAGGCTCACGCTGAGCTGAAGCGCAGAGTATTTGATCCCTACCTGAAGCGTTTGACGGGCCAGGACGACTCGCTGTGCAAATGGATGAAATGGGATAACAACTGGAACGCCGTCTGCCACTCGGGTGTCGTGGCGGCAGCACTCTTTACACTGCCTTCTGAGGATACGCGCGGGTTGATCGTGGCCGGGGCAGAGGCCGCACTGCCTCGCTATTTTAACAGTTTTCGCAGTGATGGTTTTTGTACCGAAGGCCTGTCCTACTGGAACTATGGATTCGGGCACTATGTGACCTTGGCGGAAACGCTTTGGCGATTGAGCGAAGGCGAGATAGACCTCTATGAGAGCCCACTGGTCCGCAAGATCGCCACCTATCCGGCGCGTCTGGAGATGGCTCCGCGCCAGTTCCCCTCCTTTGGGGACAGCCCGCGAAACCCTCAGCCAGAGGCCTGGATACTCGATGTGTGTGCCAGCCACCTGCCGCTGTCCGGCGATGTGAAACAGGAACCGTACCCTGCGATCCCGCTGTTTCTGGAGCAGTGCTTTCGGGTGTCGTTTAGCCCGTCCAGACCGCTCTCGCTCGCCGCGATGAGAGAGGACCAACTGCGCAGCTGGTTCCCGGAGGCGCAGGTCTATGTCGGGCGCATGCCGGGTGATTCTTCTGAGCAAATGGCGATCGCCGTCAAGGGCGGGCGCAACGGAGAAAATCACGGACACAACGATCTGGGGCAGTTCATCATCGCTAATCAAGGCCGACAGGTCATCACCGACCCCGGCGGTGAGGCGTACACGGCGGCTACTTTCGGCCCCAAGCGCTATGAGTCGCCGATGCTGAACTCCATCGGCCACCCGGTGCCTGTCATTGCCGGGCAACTACAGGGCAGCGAAAGAACCGCGACGACAGAGGTGGTGAGCACTGATTTTACCGATGGGGAGGATCGGGTCGTCTTCGATCTCAAAGGCGCGTACGCGGTCTCTACGTTGGCAAAGCTCGAACGCGAGTATGTCTATATGCGTCAGGGCGCAGGCGAGCTGCAGGTGACCGATACGGTGGCATTCTCCAAGCCCGAGGCCTTCGCCAGCTCATTGATAACTTACGGCAGTGTTGAGCAAATGAGCCCCAGCGAACTCCTGATTACGGATGGAGACGCCCGTCTGCATGTCAAAATAGATAGCGGCGATGTGCCCTTCTCAGTCGAGCAGGAGCTGGTGCGCCCGAAGGGGCCTCTACGTGTGCTGATCTCGCTGGATGATCCTCTTGTGAAGGCGACCATGAGCTACCATTTTTCCGTAGGATCGGAGATAGCCCCGCAGCATGCGAATGAGGAATGA
- a CDS encoding LacI family DNA-binding transcriptional regulator: MAKIHEIAKIAGVSAATVSRVFNHHPNIRLEVRKRVFSVAREHGYHPRLTLKQKNVVVITPYDPVYPVQSCVDMILMALVQEMSKRGFRLEILPGDNRERLDAIQFCAAIAIGAEPAEFSDWSERYAMPLIIMDREGPTESPDVFYVRSDEEQGMRQAIQHLHERGYKKIGCIIHGSPHTGNATRRQNGIFKALKETGLPCDDSLVCFSGPGSDKYVELIGKLLKQDIDALFCPGGNAGIVSLYAFSLYNRRVPEDIALIASEQTKISQYTVPPLTTITPDYQAMAASTADLIEARIEGDTTPASTMLPYQLISRDSVAARA, translated from the coding sequence ATGGCTAAGATTCACGAAATTGCAAAAATCGCAGGCGTATCCGCCGCAACCGTCTCACGCGTGTTCAACCACCATCCGAACATCCGCCTGGAGGTGCGTAAACGGGTGTTCTCGGTCGCACGCGAGCACGGCTATCATCCACGCCTGACCCTGAAGCAGAAGAACGTGGTCGTGATCACTCCCTACGACCCGGTCTATCCCGTGCAGAGCTGCGTGGACATGATCCTCATGGCCCTCGTCCAGGAAATGTCCAAGCGAGGGTTCCGGCTGGAGATCCTTCCCGGCGATAACCGGGAACGTCTCGATGCCATCCAGTTTTGCGCGGCTATCGCCATCGGCGCCGAGCCTGCGGAGTTCAGCGACTGGAGCGAACGCTACGCCATGCCCTTGATCATCATGGACCGCGAAGGCCCCACCGAGAGCCCGGACGTCTTTTACGTGCGCTCAGATGAGGAGCAGGGCATGCGGCAAGCTATCCAGCACCTGCATGAGCGCGGCTACAAAAAGATCGGGTGCATCATTCACGGCTCCCCCCATACCGGTAATGCCACGCGGCGCCAGAACGGCATCTTCAAAGCACTCAAGGAGACTGGCCTGCCCTGCGACGACTCGCTGGTCTGCTTCTCGGGACCGGGCAGCGACAAATATGTGGAGCTGATCGGAAAGCTCCTCAAGCAGGACATCGACGCGCTCTTCTGCCCCGGCGGTAATGCCGGGATCGTCTCCCTGTACGCCTTTTCGCTCTACAACCGCCGCGTCCCCGAGGACATTGCACTCATCGCCTCGGAGCAGACGAAAATATCCCAGTACACAGTCCCGCCCCTGACGACCATCACCCCCGACTATCAGGCCATGGCCGCTAGCACCGCAGACCTGATCGAAGCCCGTATCGAGGGAGACACCACCCCGGCCAGCACGATGCTCCCCTACCAGTTAATTTCACGCGACAGTGTCGCAGCGCGGGCCTGA
- a CDS encoding NAD(P)H-quinone oxidoreductase translates to MNAVIIDDDKRLVWSSVADPVRAENEILVQVHAAALNRADLMQREGNYPPPPGWPEWPGLEVAGVVLEAPSGSRWKPGDKVCALLGGGGYAEKVVVPADMALPVPEGLSMAEAAAIPEAFATSYLNLCLEGGMQAGDTVFIQAGASGLGMAAIQLAKTLGAKVVTTVGSEDKARFVRELGADVIINRKQQNIAEVLAQHPVDVAMDCVAGPNLGPCLETMARGGRWIIIATLGAASSELNMLDFFKRGVKLIGSTLRSRTSEMKADILKGLEDQLWPAFSSGAIQVLIHETLPMADAEKAHAILERQENLGKVVLTLEP, encoded by the coding sequence ATGAACGCCGTAATCATCGACGACGATAAGCGCCTCGTCTGGTCCTCTGTGGCGGACCCTGTGCGCGCAGAGAATGAGATTTTAGTGCAGGTACATGCCGCCGCGCTGAATCGCGCTGACCTGATGCAGCGCGAGGGTAACTATCCGCCCCCGCCCGGATGGCCGGAGTGGCCGGGCCTGGAGGTGGCGGGCGTCGTCCTCGAAGCACCGTCTGGCTCCCGCTGGAAGCCGGGCGACAAGGTCTGCGCCCTGTTGGGCGGAGGCGGCTATGCTGAAAAAGTCGTTGTCCCTGCGGACATGGCGCTACCGGTCCCGGAGGGGCTCAGCATGGCCGAGGCTGCGGCGATCCCGGAGGCTTTTGCGACGTCCTACCTGAACCTGTGCCTAGAGGGCGGGATGCAGGCTGGCGACACGGTCTTCATCCAGGCCGGGGCCAGTGGCTTGGGGATGGCGGCCATCCAGCTTGCCAAGACGCTCGGCGCTAAGGTCGTGACGACGGTCGGCTCCGAGGATAAGGCGCGCTTCGTCCGCGAGCTGGGGGCAGACGTGATCATCAACCGCAAGCAGCAAAACATTGCCGAGGTCCTCGCCCAGCATCCGGTCGATGTCGCCATGGACTGTGTGGCTGGTCCAAACCTCGGACCCTGCCTGGAGACGATGGCCCGTGGTGGGCGCTGGATTATCATCGCCACCTTGGGTGCTGCCAGCAGTGAGCTGAACATGCTCGATTTCTTTAAGCGCGGGGTGAAACTCATCGGCAGCACGCTACGCAGTCGCACTAGCGAGATGAAGGCCGATATCCTCAAGGGGCTCGAAGATCAGCTCTGGCCCGCTTTTTCCTCCGGAGCGATCCAGGTGCTCATCCATGAGACGCTGCCCATGGCCGACGCTGAGAAGGCGCACGCGATCCTCGAACGACAGGAGAATCTCGGTAAGGTTGTCCTCACGCTGGAGCCTTAG
- a CDS encoding alpha/beta hydrolase, translated as MYQRINDISFADDLGTDGKADLFLPDNPRGAPAALLIHGGGWVSMEKTSIEPIARLLAEHGYAVFNINYRLTATHPWPACGDDCIRGAKFLMDAGHPAMRELDLDQIDIVGGSAGGHLALMAGLRLPLQRVRSILNLSGITDVALWQTQFCLDKPEFWEKFTGGPVEEAFLRDASPRYYVSDQSPPLNCIHSENDQLVTIEHADIIEQAYRAVNRPCEVFRFDGPGDKHGLFQDGAGEANLADRTLVPEVRDAILRMLAKHR; from the coding sequence ATGTATCAGCGCATCAACGACATCTCCTTCGCAGACGACCTCGGCACAGATGGGAAAGCCGACCTGTTCCTGCCCGACAACCCCCGTGGGGCACCAGCAGCCCTACTCATCCATGGGGGCGGATGGGTATCGATGGAAAAGACGAGTATCGAGCCCATCGCCAGGCTATTGGCGGAGCATGGTTATGCTGTATTCAACATTAACTACAGACTGACAGCGACCCACCCGTGGCCAGCCTGTGGCGATGATTGCATCCGCGGGGCAAAGTTCCTGATGGACGCTGGCCACCCGGCCATGCGTGAACTGGATCTCGACCAGATTGACATCGTCGGAGGATCGGCCGGTGGACACCTCGCCCTGATGGCAGGACTTCGCCTGCCCCTGCAGCGGGTACGCTCGATCCTGAACCTTTCCGGTATCACCGATGTGGCGCTGTGGCAGACCCAGTTCTGTCTGGATAAGCCGGAGTTTTGGGAAAAATTCACCGGCGGCCCGGTCGAGGAAGCCTTTTTAAGAGACGCCTCGCCACGCTACTACGTCAGCGATCAGTCCCCTCCCCTGAACTGCATTCACTCCGAGAACGACCAGCTCGTGACCATCGAGCACGCCGACATCATTGAGCAGGCCTACCGAGCCGTGAACAGGCCCTGCGAGGTCTTCCGCTTCGATGGACCGGGTGACAAGCACGGGCTGTTTCAAGACGGTGCCGGAGAGGCGAATCTCGCGGACCGCACGCTCGTGCCCGAAGTCCGTGACGCCATCCTGCGCATGCTCGCCAAGCACCGGTAA
- the ilvD gene encoding dihydroxy-acid dehydratase, translating into MPAYRSRTTTHGRNMAGARALWRATGVKNEDFGKPIIAIANSFTQFVPGHVHLKDLGQLVASEIAKAGGIGREFNTIAVDDGIAMGHDGMLYSLPSREIIADSVEYMVNAHRADALVCISNCDKITPGMLMAALRLNIPAIFVSGGPMEAGVTVVNGQTRKLDLVDSMVAAADESVSDEEIDLIEQNACPTCGSCSGMFTANSMNCLTEALGLSLPGNGTVVATHKDRKGLFQEAGRRIVELARAYYEEGNESVLPRNIATFEAFENAMSLDIAMGGSTNTVLHLLASAQSAEVDFTMDDIDRLSRKVPCLCKVAPNTQKYHIEDVHRAGGIMRLLGELDRGGLLHRDIPTVHSVSLGQAIDFWDLRGKATESAKKFFAAAPGRKRTTSAFSQEARWESLDTDPAEGCVRDVEHAYSKDGGLAVLKGNIALNGCIVKTAGVDESILKFTGRARVFESQDAAVQSILTDQVVAGDVVVIRYEGPKGGPGMQEMLYPTSYLKSKGLGKQCALITDGRFSGGTSGLSIGHVSPEAASGGAIGLIHEGDTVEIDIPGRTINITISDEELAKRRAAEDAKGADGWKPKRNRVVSTALQAYARLTTSADRGGVRDLNQ; encoded by the coding sequence ATGCCAGCATACAGATCCCGCACCACCACCCACGGCCGTAACATGGCCGGCGCACGCGCCCTGTGGCGCGCCACCGGCGTGAAGAACGAAGACTTTGGCAAGCCCATCATTGCCATCGCGAACTCCTTTACCCAGTTCGTACCCGGGCACGTCCACCTCAAGGATCTCGGACAGCTCGTCGCCTCGGAAATCGCCAAGGCTGGCGGCATCGGTCGCGAGTTCAACACCATCGCCGTGGACGACGGTATCGCCATGGGCCACGATGGCATGCTCTACAGCCTGCCCAGCCGTGAGATCATCGCCGACTCGGTCGAGTACATGGTCAACGCGCACCGCGCCGACGCCCTGGTGTGCATCTCCAACTGCGACAAGATCACACCCGGCATGCTCATGGCTGCCCTGCGCCTGAACATCCCAGCCATCTTTGTCTCTGGGGGTCCGATGGAGGCTGGTGTCACCGTCGTTAACGGGCAGACCCGCAAGCTCGACCTGGTGGACAGCATGGTCGCCGCCGCCGACGAAAGCGTCAGCGACGAGGAGATTGACCTCATCGAGCAGAATGCCTGCCCGACCTGCGGCTCGTGCTCGGGCATGTTTACCGCCAACAGCATGAACTGCCTGACCGAGGCCCTCGGCCTGAGTCTCCCCGGTAACGGCACGGTCGTGGCCACCCACAAGGACCGCAAGGGTCTCTTCCAGGAGGCTGGCCGCCGCATCGTCGAGCTGGCCCGCGCCTACTATGAAGAAGGCAATGAGTCCGTGCTGCCGCGCAACATCGCCACCTTTGAGGCGTTTGAAAACGCCATGAGCCTCGACATCGCCATGGGCGGCTCCACCAACACCGTGCTGCACCTGCTGGCCAGTGCCCAGAGCGCCGAGGTGGACTTCACCATGGACGACATCGACCGGCTCTCCCGCAAGGTCCCCTGCCTGTGTAAGGTCGCTCCGAACACACAGAAGTACCACATCGAGGACGTTCACCGCGCCGGGGGCATCATGCGCCTGCTCGGGGAGCTGGACCGTGGTGGGCTCCTTCATCGCGATATTCCCACCGTGCACTCGGTCAGCCTCGGCCAAGCCATCGATTTCTGGGACCTGCGCGGCAAGGCCACCGAAAGCGCCAAAAAGTTTTTCGCCGCCGCGCCCGGTCGCAAGCGTACCACGAGCGCCTTTTCCCAGGAAGCTCGCTGGGAGTCCCTCGACACCGACCCGGCCGAAGGCTGCGTGCGCGATGTCGAGCACGCCTACTCCAAGGATGGCGGCCTCGCCGTGCTCAAGGGCAACATCGCCCTCAACGGCTGCATCGTGAAGACCGCCGGTGTGGACGAGTCGATCCTCAAGTTCACCGGACGCGCCCGCGTCTTCGAGAGCCAGGACGCCGCCGTCCAGTCCATCCTGACCGACCAGGTCGTGGCTGGCGACGTCGTCGTCATCCGCTACGAAGGCCCCAAGGGCGGCCCCGGCATGCAGGAGATGCTTTACCCGACCAGCTACCTGAAGTCCAAGGGCCTCGGTAAGCAGTGCGCGCTCATCACCGACGGACGTTTCTCCGGCGGCACGAGTGGACTCTCCATCGGCCACGTCAGCCCCGAGGCTGCCAGCGGCGGCGCGATCGGGCTGATCCACGAGGGCGACACCGTCGAGATCGACATCCCCGGACGCACGATCAACATCACCATCAGTGATGAGGAGCTGGCCAAACGCCGTGCTGCCGAAGACGCCAAGGGGGCCGACGGCTGGAAGCCGAAGCGCAACCGCGTCGTGAGCACCGCCCTGCAGGCCTATGCCCGCCTGACCACCAGTGCGGACCGTGGCGGCGTGCGCGACCTCAATCAGTAG